The Xanthomonas sp. DAR 80977 nucleotide sequence GCTGTTCGGCAAGCTGTGGAATTTCGTCGGCTTTTCCTCCATGGTGCGCGAACGCAACCAGTTCTTCGCGCGCCAGGTCGCCGGCGTGCCGGTCCTGGTCCAGCGCACCGACGCCGGGATCCGTGCGTTTCTCAACCAGTGCCCGCACCGCCAGTCGGCGATCCAGATCGACGCGCAGGGCAAGCGCCCGCTGGTCTGCCCCTACCATGCCTGGTCGTTCGGCGCGGAAGGCGAGTTGCGCGGGCTGCCCAATTCCGACCTGTACCAGTTCACCGCGGAAGAAAAGGCCGGCATCTGCCTGACCAGGTTCCGGCTGGAGCAGGTCGGCCAGCTGCTGTTCGTCAATTTCTCCGACGATCCGCTGCCGTTGCAGGAACAGTTCGCTCCCGACTACCTGGAGAACCTCCGTACCGCGTCGTCGCACCTGGATTCGCAGATCATCTACAGCTGCCACCGCGTGCGCTACAACTGGAAGTTGAACATGGAGAACGTCAAGGACTACAACCATGTCCCGTTCGTCCATCCCAAGACCTTCAGCCCGCTGATGGTTGGCTCGGGCAAGCCCTCCGCCAGCGTCGAGCGCGCCGCGGAGGTGCCCTCCGCGGTGCAGCAGCTGCTGCAGGCGCCTGCGCGCCCGGCGCTGAGCGAACTGAGCTTCCCGGTCAAGGCGCCGATCACGCCGCAGGAGAACTGGTTCCGCGCACTCTGCGATGCATACGGCGACGAGTCGGCCTACTACAACTGGTTCGTCTATCCCAACGTGAACTTCTGCAGCGTGCGCGGCGATTACTTCCTGCTGCAGCAGTACGATCCGGTCTCGGCGCACGAGACCGACTACCACCTGTGGGTCATGACCGCGCGGCGCAAGAGCGAGCGCACCGACTTCACCGCGCTGCTGAGCAACCTGATCCGCGGCGAGCGCACCGTCATCGCCGAGGACACGGCGCTGCTGGAACGCATGCAGGCCGGCTTCGGCGCCCATTCCCGGCGCTTCATGCACGGCGACTACGAAACCCAGCTGGTCCGGCAGCACCTGTGGTACCGCGCCAACGTGCTGGGAGAGCCGGCATGAAGGCGCTGGTGCTGCTGGGCGAAGGCGCCGCGCTGGAACAGGCGCAGGCGCTCGCGCAGGACTGCGGGCTGGCCCACGTCCCGCTCGCGCTGGCCTCGGCCGATCACTACAACTTCGACCTTGGCCCGTTGCTGGCGCACCACGCCGCCGATGCCACCGAGGTGTTCGTCGCGCTCGACGAGCGCGCCGTCAACCACGCGCGGCACAAGCTGCTGGCCGACGTGCGCCTGGCCGGCTATCGCACGGTCAACCTGGTCTCGCCGCACGCCCACGTCGATGCCGGCGTGCGCCTGATGGGCAATGTCCATGTCGGCCCCGGCTGCAACCTGGCCTCCGGCAGCACCATCGGTCCTGGCAGCTGGCTGGAACGGCAGGTGATCGTCGAGCGCAACGCGCGCCTGGGCGCCTGCGTCACCTTGCAGGCCGGGGTCGTGCTCGGCCACGACGTGGAGATCGGGCAAGGCAGCACCCTGGGCAGGGGCTGCGTCGCGCCGGCCGGGGCCAGGATCGGCCGCCATTGCGAGTGGCTGCTGCCGAGCCCGCTTCCGCCTGCCCTGCCGGACCGCTCCTTTCATGACGCCTTGATGCCTCAAGGCGCACGCATCCTCAACAGCGGACGACCATGACAAACGCGAACCAAAACGAGACGGACCTGCTGGAAGCCTGCATGCAGGCGGACACGATCGTGTTCCTGGCACCGAGTTCCTACCTGGGAGATTTCGTCGCGCCCCTGGTCGACGAGCTGCGGCAGCGATCCGCGAAGCTGCGCCTGATCGCGGCGGACGACTACTTCCACGTCAATCGCGGCAAGGCCCCGGACTTCGACGAGATCCGCACCGTCGCCGCCCATCTCGCAAGCCCGCAGGGGCCCAATTCGATCACGGTGAACTGCTCCTTTCTGCTGTCCACGTGGCTGTACTTCGATCACCTGCAGCGTGGGCTGCCAGGCAGGGCGATCGACCTGCCGGAACTCCTCTATATCCTGGACAGGCCGTGGATCTATCACACCGGACCGGTCATGCGCGCGCAGACGCAGGAGCGCGCAGCCGATTTCGCGGCATTGCGGACGCGCCTGGAGGACGCGCTCAGCCGCGCGACGCTCGACGCGATACTGCGCCTGCGCATGACCGGCAACCGAGCGGAGTTGCTGGACGTGATCCGTCCGATGGAACAGGAATACTTCTCCATGTATTCCTCCAGCGAGGCCCCGATCGCGCTGCACGACCACGAACACTACGTCGACATCGGCGCCTACGACGGCGACACGGTCGGCAAGTTCATGACCGCGGCACGCTACCGCTTCGCCTCGATCCACGCCTACGAACCGGACCCGCGCAACTTCGCCGCCCTGCAGCGCCGCCTGCAGTCCACCACCGGCCCGGTCTTCCTGCACAACGAGGCCGTGTCCGATTCCGACCAGCCCTTGTCGTTCCTGGCCAGCGGCACCATGGGCAGCCGGGTCGAGGCCGGCGGCGATATCCAGGTCCCCAGCGTGCGGCTGGACGATGTGCTGGAGCAGATCACGCTGCTCAAGATGGACGTCGAAGGCTTCGAGCCGCACGTCCTGCGCGGCGCGGCCGAGCTGATCGGCCGGTGCCGTCCGCGCATGGCGATCACCTGCTACCACCACGCGCTGGACCTGCTGGACATCGTCGCCGTGATCGATGCGATCTACCCGGGAGCCAAATTCCGGCTGCGCCATTACTCGATGTACTTCTACGACACCATCCTCTACGTGGAGTGAGCGGGAGCGAGGACGGCACAGCGAAGTCGAGGAAGCGGCACCGCGAGCGCGCTGCCGCGGCGAGCCGGCCAGGCAGCCATGCCGCGACCGGCACGCATGTTGCATCGGCAACGGATCGGCCGCGCCAATGCCGGCATCGGCCCGCCGCCGCCCCGATGCGGTCGATGCACCTTATCAATTTCGACGATGGTCAATCCCGCATGAGTTCCAACGCCCTGGTCAGCATCGTCATGCCGGCCTACAAGTTCCGGTACTTCGAGCGGACGCTGGACAGCGTGCTCGGCCAGACCCATCCGGCGCTGGAACTGGTGATCTGCGACGACAACCCCGATGGCACGATCGCCGCGGCGGTGGAGCGCAGGCGTACCGCGGCGCGCTTCCCGATCCGCTACCAGCGCAACCCCAGCCGCCTGGGCGAACTCGGCAGCACCATCAAGGGCATCGGCCTGGCGCAGGGCGAATACGTCAAGTTCCTGCACGACGACGACGTGCTGGAACCGGATTGCATCGCCGCGCTGGTGCAGGCCATGCAGGCCGGCCCCGACGTGGTGCTGGCCTCCTCGCGCCGGCAGCGCATCGACGGCGACGACGCGCCGCTGCCGGACATCCACGCCACCAGCTTCCCGTTCGCCGGCGACGTGCTGCTCGACGGCCCCGAACTGCTGTCCTTCCTCGCCGACCACACCATCAACTTCATCGGCGAACCCAGTTGCGTGCTGTGCCGGCGCCAGGATCTGCTGGAGATCGGCGACCAGCTGATGATGCTGGACGGCAAGGTGATCCACTGGGTCGGCGACCTGGCGCTGTACGCCAAGCTCCTGCACCGCGGCAACCTCGCCCTGCTGGCCAGGCCGCTGACCCGCTTCCGGGTGTCGCAGGACCAGTACAGCCAGGCCGGCCGCGACCAACCGGGAATCGGCGACCAGGGCCACGACGATTTCCGCCGCGGCGTGCGCGCCATGGGCTGGTACCGCGGCGACGGCGACGTGCGCCTGGTCCATGTGACCCCGCTGGACGGAAGCCGCGCCGAACCGGTCGATCTGCTGCAGGCGATCCAGGCCGCGTATGCGCGCGGCCGCGCCCAGCTGGCGCTGCGCGACTGGCAGGCGCAGCGCCAGCTGCCGCCGGCCAAGCGCGCCCTGTTCGACGCGCGCCTGGCGGAACTGGGCGGCGGCGCGCGGCTGGCGGTAATGCTGGACGCACGCAACGCCGACGCGGCCGCACTGCAAGCCAGCCTGCACAGCCTGCTGCTCGACGGCGCCGCCTTCGCCACGCTGAGCGTGGCAGTGCTCGGCGGCGCGACGACCACGCCGTGGCCGGATCCGCGGGTCCGGCATCTGCCGCTGGCGTCCGCCGACGAGGCTGCCGACCGCAACGCCACGCTGGCCGAACTCGGCCACTCTGACTGGTTCCTGTGCGCCCGCGCAGGCACCGTTTTCTGCGCGGGCGGCCTGCTGCGCTTGGTGCTGGAACTGGCGCAGCAACCGCACGGCAGCGCGCTGTATGCCGACGAATGGCTGGCCCTGGACGGCCAGACGCTGGCGCCGGTGCTGCGCCCGGATCCGGATCTGGACCTGTTGCTGGGCAACCCGCTGGCGACCGCCGGGCACTGGGTGTTCCGCCGCGCCCTGGTACAGGAGCTGGGCGGGTTCGATCCCGATCACGACGGCGCGCTGGAACTGGAGCTGATCCTGCGCCTGTTCCAGCGTGATGCCGGCGCCAGCCTGGTACATCTGCCCGAGCCGCTGCTGATCGCGGCGCCGGCCGACGCCGCCGCGGGCGCCGAGGCGCGCCAGCGCGCCGTCGCCAGCCACCTGCGGGCACGCGGCTATGCCGACGCCACGATCGACACGCTGCCTGGCGGACTGCATCGCATCGACTATGGCCATGCGCAGCAGGCGCCGGTCTCGATCGTGACCATCGCCCAGGACAATCTGCCTGCACTGCAGCGCCTGGTGGTCGGTCTGCTCGAGACCACCGCCTACCCGGCTTACGAACTGCTGCTGGTCGACAACGCCAGCGACGCGCCGGCGGTCGGCGCATGGCTGCAGGCGGTGGCCGAACTGGGCAACGGCCGCATCCGCGTGTTCGCACTGGAGCAGCGCGTGGCCCAGGCCGAGGCGCGCAACCTGGCCGCGACCCAGGCGCATGGCGACTACCTGCTGTTCCTGGACGCCGACAGCGCCGTGGTCCAGGGCCGCTGGCTGCACGAACTGATGAACCATGCGCAGCGCCCGGAGGTAGGCATCGTCGGCGCCAAGGGCGTGTCCGCGGACGCCACCATCACCCACGCGGGTCTGCTGCCCGGGCTGTTGCCCGGCGCCGGCCACGCCTTCGCCGGCGAGCCGATGGCGCACGCCGGCTACATGGGCCGACTGCAGGTGGCGCACCGCTACAGCGCCGTGTCCGAGCGCTGCATGCTGGTGCGGCGCGACCTGTTCGAACGCTTGTCCGGCTTCGATGCGGGCGGGTTCGGCGACGGCGGCGCCGATGTGGACCTGTGCCTGCGCGCCGCGGCGCTGGGCGAGTGGACGATCTGGACGCCCGAGGCGCTGCTGCTGCAGTCCGCCGCGGCGCCACGGCCGCAAAGCGCCGACGACGCCCTGCTGCAGCGCTGGCTGCCGGTCATGGCGCAGGATCCGGCGTACTCGCCGAGCTTGGGCCTGGAGCAGCCCGGCGGCTTCAAGCTGGGCGAATCCGAGTTCTCCTGGCAGCCGCTGTCCTGGAAGCCGCTGCCACGGATCCTGGCGCATCCCGGCGATGCGTTCGGCAGCGGCCACTACCGGGTGATCCAACCGTTCCAGGCGCTGGCCGAGGCCGGGCAGATCGATGGCGTCTACTACGCGCGCCTGCTCGACCCGGTGGAGATGGAGCGCATCGCCGCCGATGCGGT carries:
- a CDS encoding aromatic ring-hydroxylating oxygenase subunit alpha, which encodes MTRHALDAEHYTSEHSLRLERARLFGKLWNFVGFSSMVRERNQFFARQVAGVPVLVQRTDAGIRAFLNQCPHRQSAIQIDAQGKRPLVCPYHAWSFGAEGELRGLPNSDLYQFTAEEKAGICLTRFRLEQVGQLLFVNFSDDPLPLQEQFAPDYLENLRTASSHLDSQIIYSCHRVRYNWKLNMENVKDYNHVPFVHPKTFSPLMVGSGKPSASVERAAEVPSAVQQLLQAPARPALSELSFPVKAPITPQENWFRALCDAYGDESAYYNWFVYPNVNFCSVRGDYFLLQQYDPVSAHETDYHLWVMTARRKSERTDFTALLSNLIRGERTVIAEDTALLERMQAGFGAHSRRFMHGDYETQLVRQHLWYRANVLGEPA
- a CDS encoding acetyltransferase, giving the protein MKALVLLGEGAALEQAQALAQDCGLAHVPLALASADHYNFDLGPLLAHHAADATEVFVALDERAVNHARHKLLADVRLAGYRTVNLVSPHAHVDAGVRLMGNVHVGPGCNLASGSTIGPGSWLERQVIVERNARLGACVTLQAGVVLGHDVEIGQGSTLGRGCVAPAGARIGRHCEWLLPSPLPPALPDRSFHDALMPQGARILNSGRP
- a CDS encoding FkbM family methyltransferase, whose translation is MTNANQNETDLLEACMQADTIVFLAPSSYLGDFVAPLVDELRQRSAKLRLIAADDYFHVNRGKAPDFDEIRTVAAHLASPQGPNSITVNCSFLLSTWLYFDHLQRGLPGRAIDLPELLYILDRPWIYHTGPVMRAQTQERAADFAALRTRLEDALSRATLDAILRLRMTGNRAELLDVIRPMEQEYFSMYSSSEAPIALHDHEHYVDIGAYDGDTVGKFMTAARYRFASIHAYEPDPRNFAALQRRLQSTTGPVFLHNEAVSDSDQPLSFLASGTMGSRVEAGGDIQVPSVRLDDVLEQITLLKMDVEGFEPHVLRGAAELIGRCRPRMAITCYHHALDLLDIVAVIDAIYPGAKFRLRHYSMYFYDTILYVE
- a CDS encoding glycosyltransferase gives rise to the protein MSSNALVSIVMPAYKFRYFERTLDSVLGQTHPALELVICDDNPDGTIAAAVERRRTAARFPIRYQRNPSRLGELGSTIKGIGLAQGEYVKFLHDDDVLEPDCIAALVQAMQAGPDVVLASSRRQRIDGDDAPLPDIHATSFPFAGDVLLDGPELLSFLADHTINFIGEPSCVLCRRQDLLEIGDQLMMLDGKVIHWVGDLALYAKLLHRGNLALLARPLTRFRVSQDQYSQAGRDQPGIGDQGHDDFRRGVRAMGWYRGDGDVRLVHVTPLDGSRAEPVDLLQAIQAAYARGRAQLALRDWQAQRQLPPAKRALFDARLAELGGGARLAVMLDARNADAAALQASLHSLLLDGAAFATLSVAVLGGATTTPWPDPRVRHLPLASADEAADRNATLAELGHSDWFLCARAGTVFCAGGLLRLVLELAQQPHGSALYADEWLALDGQTLAPVLRPDPDLDLLLGNPLATAGHWVFRRALVQELGGFDPDHDGALELELILRLFQRDAGASLVHLPEPLLIAAPADAAAGAEARQRAVASHLRARGYADATIDTLPGGLHRIDYGHAQQAPVSIVTIAQDNLPALQRLVVGLLETTAYPAYELLLVDNASDAPAVGAWLQAVAELGNGRIRVFALEQRVAQAEARNLAATQAHGDYLLFLDADSAVVQGRWLHELMNHAQRPEVGIVGAKGVSADATITHAGLLPGLLPGAGHAFAGEPMAHAGYMGRLQVAHRYSAVSERCMLVRRDLFERLSGFDAGGFGDGGADVDLCLRAAALGEWTIWTPEALLLQSAAAPRPQSADDALLQRWLPVMAQDPAYSPSLGLEQPGGFKLGESEFSWQPLSWKPLPRILAHPGDAFGSGHYRVIQPFQALAEAGQIDGVYYARLLDPVEMERIAADAVVVQRRVGDVELAKMERMRRFSSAFKVYELDDYLPNLPLKSAHREQMPKDVLRSLRRAAALVDRVVVSTPTLAEALAGLHADIRVVHNRLDPRMWGDLPAPTRTSAGARPRVGWAGGASHTGDLELIADVVQALAGEVHWVFMGMCPPRLRPHVAEVHPGVDFERYPQALAALRLDLALAPLEDNLFNRCKSNLRLLEYGACGYPVVASDLPPYQDGLPATLVRNRFRDWINAIRMHLADAEASAAAGAALHAAVRRDWMLQGANLQAWRAAWLPD